CTGGCTCTCTCAACAAGATTGCGAACGACCTCCGACTGCTCGCGTCCGGTCCGCGCAACGGACTCGGCGAACTCGAACAACCCGAGAACCAGCCCGGTTCCTCGATTATGCCCGGCAAAATCAACCCGGTCGTGGCCGAGGCAGTCAATCAGGTCCACAAGCAGGTCGTCGGGAACGACGCCGCTGTCGCCGCGGGCGCTGCAGAGGGGCAAATCGACCTCAACCTCTACAAGCCCGTCCTCGCACACAACTTCCTCGAATCGGCGAAACTCCTCTCGAACTCCTCCGAAGTGTTCGCCGAGCGCTTCGTCGCCAAACTCGAAGCCAACGAAGACCACTGTGCCGAACAGGTCGAACAGTCGATGGCGCTGGCGACGGCGCTCAACCCGGCTATCGGCTACGACAAGGCGTCGAAAGTCGCCAAGAAGGCGCTCGCCGACGGCAAGACGGTCCGACAGGTCGCCGTCGACGAAGGCTACCTCACCGAAGAAGAGGCCGACGAAGTCCTCGACCCCGAGAAGATGACCCACCGCGGTATCCTCGGCGACGACTGAGCGAGCGACGACTACCAACAACTTCTTGTCATTTTTCGCTGCGCGAGCGAATCGGCACCTCGCTGGTTTCTGACTGGTCTCGGAACTGCTTCACACAGTCGACGTGTTAGTTTTACTCGTGAAACGGTAGCAATCGACACCCGGCTCTGCCGTGCTACTCTTGACCGAGGCGTGAACTATCACGAAATCTCGAAAATCGGTATTTTGAAGCTTGATTTTGACGATTATACGAGTATGGCCGGACTGCAAGAGCAGCGGGCCCGCGGGCGAGACATGTTGGAATGTCGAGGTTGTGGGGCCGTATTCCCGGAGGGGCGAGCGACGAACGATGGGTGGACGTACGTCTGTCCCGAGTGTGAACAGGTGGAAGGCATCGGCGAAGGTCTCCGCAGACTCTGACTGCAGACTGAATCCTTTTTTACTCCCCCCGAACCGAAGGGGTACCAATGAGCGAGTACGACTACGAGGACCTCGGTCTCGTCGCGGGACTGGAGATCCACCAGCAACTCGACACCGCGACGAAGCTGTTCTGTGGGTGTCCCACGGAACTCCGAGAGCCTGACGACGCGGCACGGACGTTCACGCGCTTCTTGCACCCGACGAAGAGTGAACTGGGCGAACTCGACGACGCCGCCCTCGAAGAGAGTCGCGTCGACCGCGAGTTCGAGTACCTCGCCTACGACACGACCTGTCTGGTCGAAGAGGACGACGAACCGCCGCACCGCCTCGACGACGAAGCGCGGACCGTCGTGATGCAAATCGCGTCGCTCCTCGACATGAACCCCGTCGACCAGGCGCACGTGATGCGCAAACTCGTCATCGACGGCTCGAACACCTCTGGCTTCCAGCGCACGACGCTCATCGCCCAAGAAGGTGAGATTCAGACGAGCGAGGGTCCCGTCTCTATCGTGGACCTCATGCTCGAAGAGGAATCCGCACAGCGTGTCGAAGAACGCGGCGACGACGTGCTCTTCAGTCTCGACCGCCTCGGCATTCCGCTCGTCGAAATCGGAACCGGCCCGGACATCTCGTCGCCCGAACAGGCGCGCGAAGCGGCCGAGACCATCGGCATGCTCCTGCGCTCTACGGGCAAGGTCAAACGCGGCCTCGGCACCATCCGACAGGACGTGAACGTCTCCATCGCGGAGGGTGCGCGCGTCGAAATCAAGGGTGTGCAGGCGCTCGACCAAATCGACGAAATCGTCCGCTTCGAAGTCGGTCGGCAGGCCGAACTCGTCGAGATTCGCGACGAACTCCAGTCCAGAGACGCGTCTGTCGGCGACGTGACCGACGTGACCGACGTCTTCGAAGACAGCGAATCGGGCGTCATTCGCGGCGCACTCGATTCGGGTGGGAAAGTCATGGGCGTCAAACTCGCAGGCTTCGACGGCCTCGTCGGCCGCGAACTCCAGCCTGACCGTCGTCTCGGAACCGAGTTCTCCGACCACGCAAAGCGTCACGGAGCAGGCGGCATCTTCCACACGGACGAACTGCCGGCCTACGGCGTCACCGAAGACGAAGTCGAGGCGCTCCGTGAGGCAGTCGACGCAGGCCCCGAGGACGCCGTCGCTATCGTCGCCGACGACCCCGAAACTGCTGACCTCGCCATCGACGCCGTCGCCGACCGCGCCGCCGTCGCCATCGAGGAAGTCCCCGAAGAGACGCGCGGTGCCAACGACGACGGCACGACGCGCTACCTTCGCCCGCTCCCCGGCGCGGCACGCATGTACCCCGAGACGGACGTTCTCCCCGTCGACCTCGACCCGAGCGACGTCGAGACGCCGGAACTGCTCACCGAGAAGGAAGAGCGCTACCAGTCCGAGTTCGGCCTCGACGCCGGCCTCGCCGAGCAAGTCGCCTACGGCCGCAAGATGCCCCTGTTCGAGCAAGCAGTCGACGAGGGCATCGACTCGACGTTCGCTGCTGGTCTCCTCGAATCGACGCTCACCGAACTCCGCCGTGACGACGTCGCCGTCGAGAACCTCTCGGACGACCACCTCCTCGCCGTCATGCACCTCGTCGAAGACGGCGACCTCGCGAAAGAGGGTGTCAACGACGTGCTCTCGACCATCGCCGAGAACCCGGACCTCTCGGCCGAAGAAGCGGTCGAAGAAGCAGGACTCTCCGGCGTCTCCGACGACGAAGTCCGCGAGGCAATCGCGGAAGTCGTCGAACGCAATGCCGAACAGGTCGAAGAACAAGGTATGGGCGCGTTCTCCGCGCTCATGGGTGAAGCGATGGGCGCACTCCGTGGTAAGGCCGACGGCGGCGTCGTGAGCGACGTGCTCCGCGAAGAGATTCAGAAGCGGGCCTGAGTACTCGGCACGTTCGACGGGGCGAGTCGTTTTCGGCCGCTATAATGTGGCCGATTTTGACAATTCAAGCGGTAGTTAGCATCTTCTTGTCCAGACATTCCTGACTGTCAGATATTTCGTGACAGGTCTATAATTCCTCGTCTCGCCTATCAGGTTCCGGGAAATTGGTACTATGACTACTCCAGAAATCACCCGACGAGCAGCGCTGCGGCTAACTGGCGGACTCTTCGCACTCGGTGCGATGAGTGGGACAGCGGCCGCGAGAGACCACCACTACGGGAACGGAAACGGCATCGGGGCGTTCCTGAACGCGAAAGCACAGGCTAAAGACAGCCCGATCTGGACCTCCGGCGTCGCGAACATGAAGCGCAAAGACGTGGTCGAAGTCGACGTGGGGGTGATGACCTCTCTCAACTTCCCAGACGACTTCCTCCCACCGGGTGTCGAAGGTCCTGACGAGGGACCGTTCAAATTCGGACCCGAAGCGGTTCTGGTCTCAGCGGGAACGACTGTCAGGTGGGTGTGGACTGAAAACCCGTTTGCGTTCTTCGACCCGAACAACCCGTGGGCCCACGATGTGAGGTCACTCGAAATGGACAACGGGAATCCACTGTTCCAAAGCCCGTTCCAGGGGACTGGCACCTACGAATACACCTTCGACGAACCCGGCACCTACCTCTACTACTGTTCCCCACACGGCTACCCGTACGAGGACAATAGCGGGTTCGACCTCAACCTCGTCGGAATGCGCGGGGCAGTTATCGTGACTCGCCGGTAATCTCCGGTCTCTTCTTTTGCCCACGTCCGGGCCACATGCGCTGGGCGACGTACTCGATTCCCGTGACCAGCAGGACGACGGCTACGAACATCGGCCCGAAGAAGACGAACATCCCCAGCGCATCGGACTCGCCGCGGACGTGGAGGAACGCCCAC
The genomic region above belongs to Haloferax marinisediminis and contains:
- a CDS encoding cupredoxin domain-containing protein — encoded protein: MTTPEITRRAALRLTGGLFALGAMSGTAAARDHHYGNGNGIGAFLNAKAQAKDSPIWTSGVANMKRKDVVEVDVGVMTSLNFPDDFLPPGVEGPDEGPFKFGPEAVLVSAGTTVRWVWTENPFAFFDPNNPWAHDVRSLEMDNGNPLFQSPFQGTGTYEYTFDEPGTYLYYCSPHGYPYEDNSGFDLNLVGMRGAVIVTRR
- a CDS encoding HVO_2901 family zinc finger protein — translated: MAGLQEQRARGRDMLECRGCGAVFPEGRATNDGWTYVCPECEQVEGIGEGLRRL
- the gatE gene encoding Glu-tRNA(Gln) amidotransferase subunit GatE, coding for MSEYDYEDLGLVAGLEIHQQLDTATKLFCGCPTELREPDDAARTFTRFLHPTKSELGELDDAALEESRVDREFEYLAYDTTCLVEEDDEPPHRLDDEARTVVMQIASLLDMNPVDQAHVMRKLVIDGSNTSGFQRTTLIAQEGEIQTSEGPVSIVDLMLEEESAQRVEERGDDVLFSLDRLGIPLVEIGTGPDISSPEQAREAAETIGMLLRSTGKVKRGLGTIRQDVNVSIAEGARVEIKGVQALDQIDEIVRFEVGRQAELVEIRDELQSRDASVGDVTDVTDVFEDSESGVIRGALDSGGKVMGVKLAGFDGLVGRELQPDRRLGTEFSDHAKRHGAGGIFHTDELPAYGVTEDEVEALREAVDAGPEDAVAIVADDPETADLAIDAVADRAAVAIEEVPEETRGANDDGTTRYLRPLPGAARMYPETDVLPVDLDPSDVETPELLTEKEERYQSEFGLDAGLAEQVAYGRKMPLFEQAVDEGIDSTFAAGLLESTLTELRRDDVAVENLSDDHLLAVMHLVEDGDLAKEGVNDVLSTIAENPDLSAEEAVEEAGLSGVSDDEVREAIAEVVERNAEQVEEQGMGAFSALMGEAMGALRGKADGGVVSDVLREEIQKRA